The Bubalus bubalis isolate 160015118507 breed Murrah chromosome 16, NDDB_SH_1, whole genome shotgun sequence genome window below encodes:
- the MADD gene encoding MAP kinase-activating death domain protein isoform X25: MVQKKKSCPRLLDYLVIVGARHPSSDSVAQTPELLRRYPLEDHAEFPLPPDVVFFCQPEGCLSVRQRRMTLRDDTSFVFTLTDKDTGVTRYGICVNFYRSFQKRVPKEKGEAGPGSRGKEGPRAPCVSEEVGPKTSESGPSLQPPSADSTPDVSQSPRARRRAKAGSRSRNSTLTSLCVLSHYPFFSTFRECLYTLKRLVDCCSERLLGKKLGLPRGIQRDTVWRIFTGSLLVEEKSSALLHDLREIEAWIYRLLRSPVPVSGQKRVDIEVLPQELQQALTFALPDPSRFTLVDFPLHLPLELLGVDACLQVLTCILLEHKVVLQSRDYNALSMSVMAFVAMIYPLEYMFPVIPLLPTCMASAEQLLLAPTPYIIGVPASFFLYKLDFKMPDDVWLVDLDSNRVLAPTNAEVLPILPEPESLELKKHLKQALASMSLNTQPILNLEKFHEGQEIPLLLGRPSNDLQSTPSTEFNPLIYGNDVDSVDVATRVAMVRFFNSPNVLQGFQMHTRTLRLFPRPVVAFQAGSFLASRPRQTPFAEKLARTQAVEYFGEWILNPTNYAFQRIHNNMFDPALIGDKPKWYAHQLQPIHYRVYDSGSQLAEALSLPPERDSDSDPTDDSGSDSMDYDDSSSSYSSLGDFVSEMMKCDINGDTPNVDPLTHAALGDASEVAIDELQNQKEAEEPGLDGENSQENPPLRSSSSTTASSSPSTIIHGASSEPVDSAETDDKAAGGVPKSLPTVPPSMGKCSVDRHQTETGEGAQKLLRPNSLKLASDSDAESDSRASSPTSTVSNNSTEGFGGIMSFASSLYRNHSTSFSLSNLTLPTKGAREKSTPFPSLKVFGLNTLMEIVTEAGPGSGEGHRRALVDQKSSVIKHSPTVKREPPSPQGRASNSSENQQFLKEVVHSVLDGQGVGWLNMKKVRRLLESEQLRVFVLSKLNRTVQSEDEARQDVIPDVEVSRKVYKGMLDLLKCTVLSLEQSFAHAGLGGMASIFGLLEIAQTHYYSKEPDKRKRSPTESISTPVGKDPGLAGRGDPKAMAQLRVPQLGPLAPSAPGKSPKELDTRSLKEENFVASIGPEVIKPTFDLGETDEKKSQVSADSGVSLTSGSQRTDPDSVIGVSPTVMIRSSSQDSEVSNSSGETLGADSDLSSSAGDGPGGEGSAHLAGSRGTLSDSEIETNSATSAIFGKAHSLKPSVKEKLVGSPVRSSEDVSQRVYLYEGLLGRDKGSMWDQLEDAAMETFSISKERSTLWDQMQFWEDAFLDAVMLEREGMGMDQGPQEMIDRYLSLGEHDRKRLEDDEDRLLATLLHNLISYMLLMKVNKNDIRKKVRRLMGKSHIGLVYSQQINEVLDQLANLNGRDLSVRSSGSRHMKKQTFVVHAGTDTNGDIFFMEVCDDCVVLRSNIGTVYERWWYEKLINMTYCPKTKVLCLWRRNGSETQLNKFYTKKCRELYYCVKDSMERAAARQQSIKPGPELGGEFPVQDMKTGEGGLLQVTLEGINLKFMHNQVFIELNHIKKCNTVRGVFVLEEFVPEIKEVVSHKYKTPMAHEICYSVLCLFSYVAAVRSSEEDLRTPPRPVSS, translated from the exons ATGGTGCAAAAGAAGAAGTCCTGTCCTCGGTTACTTGACTACCTGGTGATCGTAGGGGCCAG GCACCCGAGCAGTGACAGTGTGGCCCAGACTCCGGAACTGCTACGGCGGTACCCGCTAGAGGACCACGCGGAGTTTCCCCTGCCCCCAGATGTCGTGTTCTTCTGCCAGCCGGAGGGCTGCCTGAGCGTGCGGCAGCGGCGCATGACCCTGCGGGATGACACCTCTTTTGTCTTCACCCTCACGGACAAGGACACTGGCGTCACCCGATACGGCATCTGCGTCAACTTCTACCGCTCCTTCCAAAAGCGCGTGCCTAAGGAAAAGGGGGAGGCCGGGCCAGGGTCCAGGGGGAAGGAAGGGCCCCGAGCCCCCTGCGTCTCAGAGGAGGTGGGTCCCAAGACCTCGGAGAGCGGCCCATCCCTGCAGCCGCCCAGTGCCGACTCCACCCCGGACGTGAGCCAGTCTCCGCGGGCCAGACGTCGGGCCAAGGCGGGGAGCCGGTCTCGCAACAGCACGCTGACATCCCTGTGCGTGCTCAGCCACTACCCCTTCTTCTCCACCTTCCGCGAGTGTCTGTACACCCTCAAGCGTCTGGTGGACTGCTGCAGCGAGCGCCTGCTGGGCAAGAAACTGGGCCTCCCTCGAGGCATACAGAG GGACACCGTGTGGCGCATCTTTACTGGATCGTTGTTAGTGGAGGAGAAGTCAAGCGCCCTGCTGCATGACCTCCGGGAGATTGAGGCCTGGATCTACCGGTTGCTGCGCTCCCCAGTACCTGTCTCGGGGCAGAAGCGAGTGGACATTGAGGTCCTGCCCCAGGAACTCCAGCAGGCTCTGACCTTTGCTCTCCCAGACCCCTCTCGATTCACCCTAGTGGACTTCCCGCTGCACCTCCCCCTGGAGCTTCTGGGTGTGGACGCCTGTCTACAGGTGCTCACCTGCATCCTGTTAGAGCACAAG GTTGTGCTCCAGTCCCGAGACTACAATGCACTCTCCATGTCCGTGATGGCCTTTGTGGCGATGATCTACCCCTTGGAGTATATGTTTCCTGTTATCCCGCTGCTGCCCACCTGCATGGCGTCGGCAGAACAG CTGCTCTTGGCTCCAACACCATACATCATCGGGGTCCCTGCCAGCTTCTTCCTCTACAAACTGGACTTCAAAATGCCTGATGACGTGTGGCTAGTAGATCTGGACAGCAATAGG GTGCTTGCCCCCACTAATGCGGAAGTGCTGCCTATCCTGCCGGAGCCGGAATCGTTAGAGTTGAAGAAGCATTTGAAGCAG GCCCTCGCCAGCATGAGTCTCAACACCCAACCCATCCTCAATCTGGAGAAATTCCACGAGGGCCAGGAGATCCCCCTTCTCCTGGGAAGGCCTTCTAATGACCTGCAGTCCACACCTTCCACCGAGTTCAACCCGCTCATCTACGGCAATGATGTGGATTCGGTGGATGTTGCAACCAG AGTGGCCATGGTCCGTTTCTTCAACTCCCCCAACGTGCTGCAGGGCTTTCAGATGCACACACGTACCCTACGTCTCTTCCCCCGGCCCGTGGTGGCTTTCCAAGCCGGCTCCTTTCTAGCCTCACGCCCCCGGCAGACTCCTTTCGCCGAGAAACTGGCCAGGACTCAGGCCGTGGAATACTTTGGAGAATGGATCCTGAACCCCACCAACTACGCCTTCCAGCGGATTCACAACA ACATGTTCGATCCAGCTCTGATTGGCGACAAGCCCAAGTGGTATGCCCACCAGCTGCAGCCCATTCACTATCGAGTGTATGACAGCGGTTCCCAGCTGGCCGAGGCGCTGAGCCTGCCGCCCGAGCGAGACTCGGACTCGGACCCAACCGACGACAG CGGGAGTGACAGCATGGATTATGACGATTCAAGCTCTTCTTACTCTTCCCTTGGTGACTTTGTCAGCGAGATGATGAAATGCGATATCAACGGTGATACTCCTA ACGTGGACCCTCTGACACACGCAGCACTGGGAGATGCCAGCGAGGTGGCGATTGATGAGCTGCAGAAccagaaggaggcagaggaacCCGGCCTGGATGGCGAGAACTCCCAGGAAAACCCGCCCCTGCGCTCCAGCTCCAGCACCACCGCGAGCAGTAGCCCCAGCACCATCATCCACGGTGCCAGCTCT GAACCTGTCGACTCAGCGGAGACGGACGATAAGGCGGCAGGAGGCGTCCCCAAGTCCCTCCCCACCGTGCCTCCCAGCATGGGCAAGTGCAGCGTGGACAGACATCAGACAGAAACCGGAGAGGG GGCTCAAAAGCTGCTGCGGCCCAACAGCTTGAAACTGGCAAGTGACTCAGACGCAGAGTCGGACTCTCGAGCGAGCTCGCCCACCTCCACTGTCTCCAACAACAGCACGGAGGGCTTCGGGGGCATCATGTCTTTCGCCA GCAGCCTGTATCGGAACCACAGCACCAGCTTCAGCCTTTCGAACCTCACGCTGCCCACCAAAGGAGCCCGAGAGAAGAGCACGCCCTTCCCCAGTCTGAAAG TATTTGGGCTAAATACTCTAATGGAGATTGTTACTGAAGCCGGCCCCGGGAGTGGTGAAG GGCACAGGCGGGCCTTGGTGGACCAGAAGTCGTCCGTCATTAAACACAGCCCGACCGTGAAGAGAGAGCCCCCATCACCCCAGGGCCGAGCCAGCAACTCTAG TGAGAACCAGCAGTTCCTGAAGGAGGTGGTGCACAGCGTGCTGGACGGCCAGGGCGTCGGCTGGCTCAACATGAAGAAGGTGCGGCGGCTGCTGGAGAGCGAGCAGCTGCGCGTCTTCGTCCTGAGCAAGCTGAACCGCACGGTGCAGTCCGAGGATGAGGCCCGGCAGGACGTCATCCCCGACGTG GAGGTCAGCCGGAAGGTGTACAAGGGCATGTTGGATCTGCTCAAGTGCACGGTCCTCAGTCTGGAGCAGTCCTTCGCCCACGCCGGCCTGGGTGGCATGGCCAGCATCTTCGGGCTTCTGGAGATCGCCCAGACCCACTACTACAGTAAAG AACCAGACAAGCGGAAGAGAAGTCCCACGGAGAGCATCAGTACACCAGTCGGCAAGGATCCTGGCCTGGCTGGGCGGGGGGACCCAAAGGCCATGGCACAGCTGAGGGTCCCCCAGCTGGGACCTCTGGCACCAAGTGCCCCAGGAAAGAGTCCCAAGGAACTGGACACCAGAAGTCTAAAGGAAGAGAACTTTGTGGCATCTATCG GGCCTGAAGTAATCAAACCCACCTTTGACCTTGGTGAGACCGACGAGAAAAAGTCCCAGGTCAGCGCAGACAGTGGTGTGAGCCTGACATCTGGTTCCCAG AGGACCGATCCAGACTCTGTCATCGGTGTGAGTCCCACTGTGATGATCCGAAGCTCAAGTCAGGACTCTGAA GTGAGCAACAGCTCCGGAGAGACCCTGGGAGCAGACAGCGACCTCAGCAGCAGTGCGGGCGATGGCCCAGGCGGCGAGGGCAGCGCCCACTTGGCAGGCTCTCGGGGCACCTTGTCTGACAGCGAGATCGAGACCAACTCTGCCACCAGTGCCATCTTT GGTAAAGCCCATAGCTTGAAGCCAAGTGTGAAGGAGAAGCTGGTGGGCAGCCCAGTTCGCTCTTCTGAAGACGTCAGCCAGCGAGTCTACCTCTACGAGGGACTCCTAG GAAGGGACAAAGGATCGATGTGGGACCAGTTAGAGGACGCTGCTATGGAGACCTTTTCTATAA GCAAAGAGCGTTCTACTTTATGGGACCAAATGCAGTTCTGGGAAGACGCGTTCCTAGATGCCGTGATGTTGGAGAGAGAAGGAATGGGCATGGACCAGGGTCCCCAGGAAATGATAGACAG GTACCTGTCCCTGGGAGAACACGACCGGAAGCGCCTGGAGGACGATGAAGACCGTCTGCTGGCCACACTCTTGCACAACCTCATCTCGTACATGCTGCTGATGAAG GTAAATAAGAATGACATCCGGAAGAAGGTGAGGCGCCTGATGGGAAAGTCCCATATTGGGCTTGTGTACAGTCAGCAAATCAATGAAGTCCTTGACCAGCTGGCTAACCTG AATGGACGAGATCTCTCCGTCCGGTCCAGTGGCAGCCGGCACATGAAGAAGCAGACATTCGTGGTACATGCAGGGACAGACACGAATGGAGATATCTTTTTCATGGAG GTGTGTGACGACTGCGTGGTGCTGCGCAGTAACATCGGGACGGTGTACGAGCGCTGGTGGTACGAGAAACTCATCAACATGACCTACTGCCCCAAGACCAAGGTGCTGTGTTTGTGGCGCAGAAATGGCTCCGAGACCCAGCTCAACAAGTTCTACACTAAGAAG TGTCGGGAGCTGTACTACTGCGTGAAGGACAGCATGGAGCGCGCCGCCGCCCGCCAGCAGAGCATCAAGCCGG GGCCGGAACTGGGTGGCGAGTTCCCCGTGCAGGACATGAAGACTGGCGAGGGGGGCTTGCTGCAGGTCACCCTCGAAGGGATCAACCTCAAGTTCATGCACAACCAG GTTTTCATAGAGCTGAATCACATTAAAAAGTGCAATACAGTCCGAGGCGTCTTTGTCCTGGAGGAATTTG
- the MADD gene encoding MAP kinase-activating death domain protein isoform X14, with the protein MVQKKKSCPRLLDYLVIVGARHPSSDSVAQTPELLRRYPLEDHAEFPLPPDVVFFCQPEGCLSVRQRRMTLRDDTSFVFTLTDKDTGVTRYGICVNFYRSFQKRVPKEKGEAGPGSRGKEGPRAPCVSEEVGPKTSESGPSLQPPSADSTPDVSQSPRARRRAKAGSRSRNSTLTSLCVLSHYPFFSTFRECLYTLKRLVDCCSERLLGKKLGLPRGIQRDTVWRIFTGSLLVEEKSSALLHDLREIEAWIYRLLRSPVPVSGQKRVDIEVLPQELQQALTFALPDPSRFTLVDFPLHLPLELLGVDACLQVLTCILLEHKVVLQSRDYNALSMSVMAFVAMIYPLEYMFPVIPLLPTCMASAEQLLLAPTPYIIGVPASFFLYKLDFKMPDDVWLVDLDSNRVLAPTNAEVLPILPEPESLELKKHLKQALASMSLNTQPILNLEKFHEGQEIPLLLGRPSNDLQSTPSTEFNPLIYGNDVDSVDVATRVAMVRFFNSPNVLQGFQMHTRTLRLFPRPVVAFQAGSFLASRPRQTPFAEKLARTQAVEYFGEWILNPTNYAFQRIHNNMFDPALIGDKPKWYAHQLQPIHYRVYDSGSQLAEALSLPPERDSDSDPTDDSGSDSMDYDDSSSSYSSLGDFVSEMMKCDINGDTPNISSLVLADVDPLTHAALGDASEVAIDELQNQKEAEEPGLDGENSQENPPLRSSSSTTASSSPSTIIHGASSEPVDSAETDDKAAGGVPKSLPTVPPSMGKCSVDRHQTETGEGSVRRQTSDSPCLQPQYGFPPEEDDEQGESYTPRFSQHVSGHRAQKLLRPNSLKLASDSDAESDSRASSPTSTVSNNSTEGFGGIMSFASSLYRNHSTSFSLSNLTLPTKGAREKSTPFPSLKVFGLNTLMEIVTEAGPGSGEGHRRALVDQKSSVIKHSPTVKREPPSPQGRASNSSENQQFLKEVVHSVLDGQGVGWLNMKKVRRLLESEQLRVFVLSKLNRTVQSEDEARQDVIPDVEVSRKVYKGMLDLLKCTVLSLEQSFAHAGLGGMASIFGLLEIAQTHYYSKEPDKRKRSPTESISTPVGKDPGLAGRGDPKAMAQLRVPQLGPLAPSAPGKSPKELDTRSLKEENFVASIGPEVIKPTFDLGETDEKKSQVSADSGVSLTSGSQRTDPDSVIGVSPTVMIRSSSQDSEVSNSSGETLGADSDLSSSAGDGPGGEGSAHLAGSRGTLSDSEIETNSATSAIFGKAHSLKPSVKEKLVGSPVRSSEDVSQRVYLYEGLLGRDKGSMWDQLEDAAMETFSISKERSTLWDQMQFWEDAFLDAVMLEREGMGMDQGPQEMIDRYLSLGEHDRKRLEDDEDRLLATLLHNLISYMLLMKVNKNDIRKKVRRLMGKSHIGLVYSQQINEVLDQLANLNGRDLSVRSSGSRHMKKQTFVVHAGTDTNGDIFFMEVCDDCVVLRSNIGTVYERWWYEKLINMTYCPKTKVLCLWRRNGSETQLNKFYTKKCRELYYCVKDSMERAAARQQSIKPGPELGGEFPVQDMKTGEGGLLQVTLEGINLKFMHNQVFIELNHIKKCNTVRGVFVLEEFVPEIKEVVSHKYKTPMAHEICYSVLCLFSYVAAVRSSEEDLRTPPRPVSS; encoded by the exons ATGGTGCAAAAGAAGAAGTCCTGTCCTCGGTTACTTGACTACCTGGTGATCGTAGGGGCCAG GCACCCGAGCAGTGACAGTGTGGCCCAGACTCCGGAACTGCTACGGCGGTACCCGCTAGAGGACCACGCGGAGTTTCCCCTGCCCCCAGATGTCGTGTTCTTCTGCCAGCCGGAGGGCTGCCTGAGCGTGCGGCAGCGGCGCATGACCCTGCGGGATGACACCTCTTTTGTCTTCACCCTCACGGACAAGGACACTGGCGTCACCCGATACGGCATCTGCGTCAACTTCTACCGCTCCTTCCAAAAGCGCGTGCCTAAGGAAAAGGGGGAGGCCGGGCCAGGGTCCAGGGGGAAGGAAGGGCCCCGAGCCCCCTGCGTCTCAGAGGAGGTGGGTCCCAAGACCTCGGAGAGCGGCCCATCCCTGCAGCCGCCCAGTGCCGACTCCACCCCGGACGTGAGCCAGTCTCCGCGGGCCAGACGTCGGGCCAAGGCGGGGAGCCGGTCTCGCAACAGCACGCTGACATCCCTGTGCGTGCTCAGCCACTACCCCTTCTTCTCCACCTTCCGCGAGTGTCTGTACACCCTCAAGCGTCTGGTGGACTGCTGCAGCGAGCGCCTGCTGGGCAAGAAACTGGGCCTCCCTCGAGGCATACAGAG GGACACCGTGTGGCGCATCTTTACTGGATCGTTGTTAGTGGAGGAGAAGTCAAGCGCCCTGCTGCATGACCTCCGGGAGATTGAGGCCTGGATCTACCGGTTGCTGCGCTCCCCAGTACCTGTCTCGGGGCAGAAGCGAGTGGACATTGAGGTCCTGCCCCAGGAACTCCAGCAGGCTCTGACCTTTGCTCTCCCAGACCCCTCTCGATTCACCCTAGTGGACTTCCCGCTGCACCTCCCCCTGGAGCTTCTGGGTGTGGACGCCTGTCTACAGGTGCTCACCTGCATCCTGTTAGAGCACAAG GTTGTGCTCCAGTCCCGAGACTACAATGCACTCTCCATGTCCGTGATGGCCTTTGTGGCGATGATCTACCCCTTGGAGTATATGTTTCCTGTTATCCCGCTGCTGCCCACCTGCATGGCGTCGGCAGAACAG CTGCTCTTGGCTCCAACACCATACATCATCGGGGTCCCTGCCAGCTTCTTCCTCTACAAACTGGACTTCAAAATGCCTGATGACGTGTGGCTAGTAGATCTGGACAGCAATAGG GTGCTTGCCCCCACTAATGCGGAAGTGCTGCCTATCCTGCCGGAGCCGGAATCGTTAGAGTTGAAGAAGCATTTGAAGCAG GCCCTCGCCAGCATGAGTCTCAACACCCAACCCATCCTCAATCTGGAGAAATTCCACGAGGGCCAGGAGATCCCCCTTCTCCTGGGAAGGCCTTCTAATGACCTGCAGTCCACACCTTCCACCGAGTTCAACCCGCTCATCTACGGCAATGATGTGGATTCGGTGGATGTTGCAACCAG AGTGGCCATGGTCCGTTTCTTCAACTCCCCCAACGTGCTGCAGGGCTTTCAGATGCACACACGTACCCTACGTCTCTTCCCCCGGCCCGTGGTGGCTTTCCAAGCCGGCTCCTTTCTAGCCTCACGCCCCCGGCAGACTCCTTTCGCCGAGAAACTGGCCAGGACTCAGGCCGTGGAATACTTTGGAGAATGGATCCTGAACCCCACCAACTACGCCTTCCAGCGGATTCACAACA ACATGTTCGATCCAGCTCTGATTGGCGACAAGCCCAAGTGGTATGCCCACCAGCTGCAGCCCATTCACTATCGAGTGTATGACAGCGGTTCCCAGCTGGCCGAGGCGCTGAGCCTGCCGCCCGAGCGAGACTCGGACTCGGACCCAACCGACGACAG CGGGAGTGACAGCATGGATTATGACGATTCAAGCTCTTCTTACTCTTCCCTTGGTGACTTTGTCAGCGAGATGATGAAATGCGATATCAACGGTGATACTCCTA ACATATCCTCCTTGGTTTTGGCAGACGTGGACCCTCTGACACACGCAGCACTGGGAGATGCCAGCGAGGTGGCGATTGATGAGCTGCAGAAccagaaggaggcagaggaacCCGGCCTGGATGGCGAGAACTCCCAGGAAAACCCGCCCCTGCGCTCCAGCTCCAGCACCACCGCGAGCAGTAGCCCCAGCACCATCATCCACGGTGCCAGCTCT GAACCTGTCGACTCAGCGGAGACGGACGATAAGGCGGCAGGAGGCGTCCCCAAGTCCCTCCCCACCGTGCCTCCCAGCATGGGCAAGTGCAGCGTGGACAGACATCAGACAGAAACCGGAGAGGGGTCAGTGCGCCGGCAAACCTCTGACAGTCCGTGCCTCCAGCCCCAGTATGGCTTTCCCCCTGAGGAAGACGATGAGCAGGGCGAAAGTTACACCCCCCGATTCAGCCAGCATGTCAGTGGCCATCG GGCTCAAAAGCTGCTGCGGCCCAACAGCTTGAAACTGGCAAGTGACTCAGACGCAGAGTCGGACTCTCGAGCGAGCTCGCCCACCTCCACTGTCTCCAACAACAGCACGGAGGGCTTCGGGGGCATCATGTCTTTCGCCA GCAGCCTGTATCGGAACCACAGCACCAGCTTCAGCCTTTCGAACCTCACGCTGCCCACCAAAGGAGCCCGAGAGAAGAGCACGCCCTTCCCCAGTCTGAAAG TATTTGGGCTAAATACTCTAATGGAGATTGTTACTGAAGCCGGCCCCGGGAGTGGTGAAG GGCACAGGCGGGCCTTGGTGGACCAGAAGTCGTCCGTCATTAAACACAGCCCGACCGTGAAGAGAGAGCCCCCATCACCCCAGGGCCGAGCCAGCAACTCTAG TGAGAACCAGCAGTTCCTGAAGGAGGTGGTGCACAGCGTGCTGGACGGCCAGGGCGTCGGCTGGCTCAACATGAAGAAGGTGCGGCGGCTGCTGGAGAGCGAGCAGCTGCGCGTCTTCGTCCTGAGCAAGCTGAACCGCACGGTGCAGTCCGAGGATGAGGCCCGGCAGGACGTCATCCCCGACGTG GAGGTCAGCCGGAAGGTGTACAAGGGCATGTTGGATCTGCTCAAGTGCACGGTCCTCAGTCTGGAGCAGTCCTTCGCCCACGCCGGCCTGGGTGGCATGGCCAGCATCTTCGGGCTTCTGGAGATCGCCCAGACCCACTACTACAGTAAAG AACCAGACAAGCGGAAGAGAAGTCCCACGGAGAGCATCAGTACACCAGTCGGCAAGGATCCTGGCCTGGCTGGGCGGGGGGACCCAAAGGCCATGGCACAGCTGAGGGTCCCCCAGCTGGGACCTCTGGCACCAAGTGCCCCAGGAAAGAGTCCCAAGGAACTGGACACCAGAAGTCTAAAGGAAGAGAACTTTGTGGCATCTATCG GGCCTGAAGTAATCAAACCCACCTTTGACCTTGGTGAGACCGACGAGAAAAAGTCCCAGGTCAGCGCAGACAGTGGTGTGAGCCTGACATCTGGTTCCCAG AGGACCGATCCAGACTCTGTCATCGGTGTGAGTCCCACTGTGATGATCCGAAGCTCAAGTCAGGACTCTGAA GTGAGCAACAGCTCCGGAGAGACCCTGGGAGCAGACAGCGACCTCAGCAGCAGTGCGGGCGATGGCCCAGGCGGCGAGGGCAGCGCCCACTTGGCAGGCTCTCGGGGCACCTTGTCTGACAGCGAGATCGAGACCAACTCTGCCACCAGTGCCATCTTT GGTAAAGCCCATAGCTTGAAGCCAAGTGTGAAGGAGAAGCTGGTGGGCAGCCCAGTTCGCTCTTCTGAAGACGTCAGCCAGCGAGTCTACCTCTACGAGGGACTCCTAG GAAGGGACAAAGGATCGATGTGGGACCAGTTAGAGGACGCTGCTATGGAGACCTTTTCTATAA GCAAAGAGCGTTCTACTTTATGGGACCAAATGCAGTTCTGGGAAGACGCGTTCCTAGATGCCGTGATGTTGGAGAGAGAAGGAATGGGCATGGACCAGGGTCCCCAGGAAATGATAGACAG GTACCTGTCCCTGGGAGAACACGACCGGAAGCGCCTGGAGGACGATGAAGACCGTCTGCTGGCCACACTCTTGCACAACCTCATCTCGTACATGCTGCTGATGAAG GTAAATAAGAATGACATCCGGAAGAAGGTGAGGCGCCTGATGGGAAAGTCCCATATTGGGCTTGTGTACAGTCAGCAAATCAATGAAGTCCTTGACCAGCTGGCTAACCTG AATGGACGAGATCTCTCCGTCCGGTCCAGTGGCAGCCGGCACATGAAGAAGCAGACATTCGTGGTACATGCAGGGACAGACACGAATGGAGATATCTTTTTCATGGAG GTGTGTGACGACTGCGTGGTGCTGCGCAGTAACATCGGGACGGTGTACGAGCGCTGGTGGTACGAGAAACTCATCAACATGACCTACTGCCCCAAGACCAAGGTGCTGTGTTTGTGGCGCAGAAATGGCTCCGAGACCCAGCTCAACAAGTTCTACACTAAGAAG TGTCGGGAGCTGTACTACTGCGTGAAGGACAGCATGGAGCGCGCCGCCGCCCGCCAGCAGAGCATCAAGCCGG GGCCGGAACTGGGTGGCGAGTTCCCCGTGCAGGACATGAAGACTGGCGAGGGGGGCTTGCTGCAGGTCACCCTCGAAGGGATCAACCTCAAGTTCATGCACAACCAG GTTTTCATAGAGCTGAATCACATTAAAAAGTGCAATACAGTCCGAGGCGTCTTTGTCCTGGAGGAATTTG